The genomic segment CGTTCAACTATCGGTTCGTACCGGCGATCCAGTACGCGAAGAACCTGATCGAGGCGGGCGAGCTCGGCGAAGTTCGTCAGGTCCGCGGGAAGTATCTTCAAGATTGGGGCGTCGACCCCGAAGAGCCGTGGTCGTGGCGGATGGACGGTGAGCTCGCCGGCAGCGGCGCGCTCGGCGACCTCGGCGCGCACACGATCGATCTCGCGCGGTTCCTCGTCGGTGAGCACGCGGGCAGCATCGAACGGGTCAGCGGTCACCTCCGGACGTTCGTCGACGAGCGGCCAGTGGAGGGGGGCGAGGAGAGCGGGGAGAGCGAGGACGCACGCGAGGTGACCGTCGACGACGCCTACTCCGCCCAGGCCGAGTTCGCGAACGGCGCGATGGGCACCTTCGAGGCCTCACGGGTCGCCGACGGCCACAAGAACGACCACACCATCGCGGTCCACGGTACTGACGGGAGTCTCCGGTTCTCGCTCGAACGTCTCAACGAACTCGAACTGCTCCGCGACGGTGACCGGGGCTACGAGACGGTGCTCGTGACCGACGCCGACGACCCCTACGTCGAGCACTGGTGGCCACCGGGACACGTCCTCGGCTGGGAACACACGTTCGTCCACGAGGACTCCGAGTTCCTCTCGGCGGTCGATCAGGACGGGGCGTTCCAGCCCTCGTTCGCCGACGGCCTCGCAGTACAGCGCGTCCTCGACGCCATCGAGCGCAGTGACGACCGCGGTGAGTGGACGGGGGTCGGAGAATGACATCCGATTCCCTTCGCGTCGGCGTCATCGGCACCGGCTACATCGGCACGACGGTCGGCGGACAGTTCCACCACCACCCGAGAGCGGCGGTGACCGCGATCACCGACATCGCCCCCGAACCGCGCGCCGCAGCCGCGGCCACGTTCGGTGTCGACGAGGGGTCACTGTACGACGACTTCCGGGCGATGATCGAAGACGAACCGCTCGATGCGATCCTCGTCGGGACGCCGCACACCCTCCACTACGACCAGGTGATGGCGGGGTTCGA from the Halococcus salifodinae DSM 8989 genome contains:
- a CDS encoding Gfo/Idh/MocA family protein, whose product is MALRIGVLGYRFMGRAHSNAFARLPMFFPDAPEIERHTLVGRDEDALADAADRLGFANTATDWESAIDDVDVFYNLGPNFVHPEPSIEALEADVPVFCEKPLAPTLDDAERMADAADASDAIAGCAFNYRFVPAIQYAKNLIEAGELGEVRQVRGKYLQDWGVDPEEPWSWRMDGELAGSGALGDLGAHTIDLARFLVGEHAGSIERVSGHLRTFVDERPVEGGEESGESEDAREVTVDDAYSAQAEFANGAMGTFEASRVADGHKNDHTIAVHGTDGSLRFSLERLNELELLRDGDRGYETVLVTDADDPYVEHWWPPGHVLGWEHTFVHEDSEFLSAVDQDGAFQPSFADGLAVQRVLDAIERSDDRGEWTGVGE